TTAAAAAGCCAATAATTACATTCATTGATACACCTGGTGCATATCCTGGGATTGGAGCAGAGGAGAGGGGACAGGCTATGGCAATTGCTGAAAATCTATATACATTCTTTGAGCTTCCTTGTCCAATTATCTCTATTGTCATTGGAGAGGGAGGCTCTGGAGGAGCATTAGGAATTGGTGTTTCTGATAGAATCTTGATGCTTAAATATTCCATATATTCTGTTGCCTCACCAGAGGCTTGTGCATCTATTCTTTGGAAGGATGCAAAGGAGGTTGCTAAGGCATCGGAAAATCTACATCTTACAGCCCAAAGCCTTTATAAACTTGGGCTAATTGATGGAATTATTGATGAGCCATTAGAGGGTAGCCATAAAGACCCTAACAAAACAATAAAGAATGTAAAGAATGCAATTATTTCTTCCCTTAATGAGCTTTTATCTTATGAACCCAATATTCTTTTGGAAGAGAGGCTCGAAAAGTATAGAAGGATTGGGGTGTTTAAGAGAAATAACAATGAATGATTATAGGTTAATAAAAATATATGTCAAAGATGTAAATCAAGATGATGCTATGCTTCAGCAATTATTTTCTTTATATCCTAAAGAGGATATTTATTTTGAGTTGACCAACAATTGGCTGATTATACACTTGCGGGAATTAGATTTCTTTAATTTCAAAAAGAATATCCAATTGCTAACAAAAAATTCAAATGGCGATACCGCTAAATTATTAAATTCTATATTTTATAACATTGAGAAAATAAAAAGTTATGGATTAAAAGGAAGAAAAAGATTGTATATTGGCTATGATAAAGAGAGAAAAGTAAAAAACAGAAAAGAAAAAGAAATGATAAGGGGAACATATTATTACGCCAGAGATAATACCTTTTCTAAACAAAATAATAAAGCGCCAAAGCAATTTATTGACAAAATAATTATTGGAGATAGTGAAGAAACTTTAAAGCAATTTCCAGAAAATTGCGTTGATTTAATCTTTACTTCTCCGCCATATAATTTTGGTCTTGATTATGAAAACCATAAAGATGGCGTTAATTGGAATGACTACTTTAATAAATTATTTGCAATATTTAAAGAGTGTATAAGGGTTTTAAAATATGGTGGA
The window above is part of the bacterium genome. Proteins encoded here:
- a CDS encoding site-specific DNA-methyltransferase; protein product: MNDYRLIKIYVKDVNQDDAMLQQLFSLYPKEDIYFELTNNWLIIHLRELDFFNFKKNIQLLTKNSNGDTAKLLNSIFYNIEKIKSYGLKGRKRLYIGYDKERKVKNRKEKEMIRGTYYYARDNTFSKQNNKAPKQFIDKIIIGDSEETLKQFPENCVDLIFTSPPYNFGLDYENHKDGVNWNDYFNKLFAIFKECIRVLKYGGRIIVNVQPLFSDYIPIHHIVSGFFIKHKLIWKGEILWDKHNYNCKYTAWGSWKSPSNPYLKYTWEFLEVFCKGDLRHPGNWKMADISGDEFKKWVYGRWDIAPEYNMREYGHPAMFPEQLVERVLKLFSFKGDLILDPFNGVGTTSVVAKKLFRNYIGIDISPEYCKKAEDRLKNTKVNATVF
- a CDS encoding acetyl-CoA carboxylase carboxyltransferase subunit alpha, which translates into the protein MEFLDFERPFIEIEERIEAEKDEKKKRELKRSLSLEKKKIYSSLNAGQIVQIARHPKRPNIMDYINGLFDEFIELCGDRLFGDDKAIIGGIGRIGENKVMLIGHRKGKELKENLVYNFGMANPEGYRKAKRIMELGARFKKPIITFIDTPGAYPGIGAEERGQAMAIAENLYTFFELPCPIISIVIGEGGSGGALGIGVSDRILMLKYSIYSVASPEACASILWKDAKEVAKASENLHLTAQSLYKLGLIDGIIDEPLEGSHKDPNKTIKNVKNAIISSLNELLSYEPNILLEERLEKYRRIGVFKRNNNE